ccataaccctaaccctaaccctaaccctaaccctaaccctaaccctaaccctaaccctaaccctaaccctaaccctaaccctaaccctaaccctaaccctaaccctaaccctaaccctaaccctaaccctaaccctaaccctaaccctaaccctaaccctaaccctaaccctaaccctaaccctaaccctaaccctaaccctaaccctaaccctaaccctaaccctaaccctaaccctaaccctaaccctaaccctaaccctaaccctaaccctaaccctaaccctaaccctaaccctaaccctaaccctaaccctaaccctaaccctaaccctaaccctaaccctaaccctaaccctaaccctaaccctaaccctaaccctaaccctaaccctaaccctaaccctaaccctaaccctaaccctaaccctaaccctaaccctaaccctaaccctaaccctaacccctaaccctagcttagcctagcttagcataaagactgttagcttagcctagcttagcataaagactgggaaAAGGTTAgcactgttagcttagcttagcctagcttagcataaagattgttagcttagcctagcttagcttagcctagcttagcataaaaactgttagcttagcctagcataaagactgttagcttagcctagcataaAGACTGTTAGCTTTGCCTAGCTTAGCATATAGACTGGGAAAAGGTTAGcactgttagcttagcctagcttagcttagcttagcctagcttagcataaagactgttagcttagcctagcataaagactgttagcttagcctagcttagcttagcctagcttagcataaagactgttagcttagcctagcttagcataaagactgttagcttagcctagcttagcttagcctagcttagcataaagactgttagcttagcctagcttagcataaagactgttagcttagcataaaaactgttagcttagcctagcttagcttagcctagcttagcataaagactgttagcttagcctagcctagcttagcttagcctagcttagcataaaggctgttagcttagcctagcttagcataaagactgttagcttagcctagcttagcataaagactgggaaAAGGTTAGcactgttagcttagcctagcttagcttagcttagcctagcttagcataaagactgggaaAAGGTTAGcactgttagcttagcctagcttagcttagcttagcctagcttagcataaagactgttagcttagcctagcttagcttagcttagcctagcttagcataaagactgttagcttagcctggcttagcttagcttagcctagcttagcataaagactgttagcttagcctagcttagcataaagactgttagcttagcctagcttagcataaagactgggaaAAGGTTAgcactgttagcttagcttagcataaagactgggaaAAGGTTAGCACTGTTAGCCTAGCAGAAACAAAGAAGGTCacaactgttagcctagcaGGTCACATAAGAGCGACTAATATCCGTGATGAAAGCAGAAGGAAACATGATGTCATGATTAAACACTTGATAAATGCACAAGCAGGTCACATAAGAGCGACTAATATCCGTGATGAAAGCAAAAGGAAACATGATGTCATGATTAAACACTTGATAAATGCACAAGCAGGTCACATAAGAGCGACTAATATCCGTGATGAAAGCAAAAGGAAACATGATGTCATGATTAAACACTTGATAAATGCACAAGCAGGTCACATAAGAGCGACTAATATCCGTGATGAAAGCAAAAGGAAACATGATGTCATGATTAAACACTTGATAAATGCACAAGCAGGTCACATAAGAGCGACTAATATCCGTGATGAAAGCAAAAGGAAACATGATGTCATGATTAAACACTTGATAAATGCACAAGCAGGTCACATAAGAGCGACTAATATCCGTGATGAAAGCAAAAGGAAACATGATGTCATGATTAAACACTTGATAAATGCACAAGCAGGTCACATAAGAGCGACTAATATCCGTGATGAAAGCAAAAGGAAACATGATGTCATGATTAAACACTTGATAAATGCACAAGCAGGTCACATAAGAGCGACTAATATCCGTGATGAAAGCAAAAGGAAACATGATATCATGATTAAACACTTGATAAATGCACAAACAGGTCACATAAGAGCAACTAATAGCCGTGATGACAGCAGAAGGAAACATGACGAAAAACTTGTTAAATGCACTAGCAAAAAGACATTCAATGTTATTACACAGAAGTGGGCTCCTCCAACGGCCTACGACCCGATCAGCAACCGTGCCATGAGGACACCGCTGTCTCCTGCCGCCCTGTTTGAGAAGGAGGCCAGAGCTGAGGTCCTCAGGGAGAAACCCACAGCCAGTCCTGATGGATATCAGCATCGCTGTTCGCCAGAGGTGGACAAATCTGGGGGAGGATAACCGTAAGAAGTGAGTTTCCAAACCCTCACCTTTCCAACCAGTTGTTTCCATTTCTTGTTATTTGCAaggcagagagagggaaagTCTGACCCTAAGTCCTGCCTCAAGGCAAGGCATGACGTCATCACATTGATGCCACGTTTGGACTTGTGGGTCAGAGGACCCAATTCAGAATCGGAAGAAGACACTGAGGCGATGGGggtgaaggagagaaaaaataataataataaaaataaataaaagcaataaaagcgAGTGAGCTTAGTTTTTAGTTAACAgtattaacaatataataatagtaataatatgtAAGAATGCATGACATATGACTTATTGTTGCATTGACATATGACTTGTCATGACTTGCCATGACTTGTGCATATAACCTATCTAGGTTCTCTATACATCCAGGAGGGGCTGGCACCACTACATGGATGACCTTCCAGAAAAGGTCATCCGTGTAGCAGGTCAGAGTACTTGTGCTGAGACGAGTACTGTGCCTCAAACAttgcacatacagtacatgacCTTGACCACACTGTCAGCCAGGGTTGTCGACGTCTGTTCCCCGGGCCACCTCGCAGTGGGCGCGGGCCGAGATCAGCTCCTTGACCCCGGAGAGCCGCTTCTTGGTCCGCAGGTTtaggaggaagcagcagcagcagcagcagcagcagcagcagcagcagcagcagcagatcaaaGATTGAattctaaaaatgaaacaataataaatgtttgacattaatccaaaatttattttaaattttgtcatggtttgtgatgattttgtagcattttctgatgattttgaatgttttactCAAGGaaagcatgatgagaacatgcaTATATAGAGAATAgaatacacagatttttttttttattttttttttttcaaccaggGGATGAAgcattgcattttgttttgttatagGGTTAGCCCCAACATAACCACcccccacacatacacacaggtgAGACCCAAACACACCATGGTGGATGAGGACCGCtgagaggacgaggaggaggaggaggaggcggcggcGGCCCGTGAGAAGAGGAGCAGAAGGAGGTCCGGTGGCGACCCGTAAGAAGAGGAGCAGAAGGAGGTCCGGTGAGAGGATGAGCAAGAGGAgttacaagaaaacaaaaacaacaacaacaacaacaacaagcacagcaaaaacaaattgtCATCAGTTTATGAATTGAACACATCAATGTGTATCATCTGGAAAACGTGTGTGACTCAATCAGTCCAGCTGCAAAAACATAGCCGTGTAAGGTGAGCTGCATGCGTGAgctatttcatatattttttatttattttaaagctatattcatgcattttgtctattttggcACTGGCTTATGTTTAACTTATCCCCAACCCCACAACCTTCAAATGTATATAGATATGCATGTATATAGATATGCATGTACATAGAGATGCATGTATATAGATATGCATGTACATAGAGATACATGTATATAGATATGCatttatatagatatatatacagGAGGGGTTCACTCCTGCATCAGAGAACTACCACTGTGACATGGACAAAGTCAAGAGTCAGAGAAGCTCacccaaaaaaattaataaataacatCCAGAAACAAACTGCTacctaaatgtatttatttatgtatttatttatctatatatgtatttatttatctatgtatttatgtatttatttatttatctctatgtatttatttatctctgtatgtatctatttatctatgtatgtatctatttatttatgtatgtatttatttatctatgtatgtatctatttatctatgtaCGTATCTATCTATGTACgtatctatttatctatgtaCGTATCTATTTatatatctatttatttattatttataactgCTGCACCAGCAGCACCAACACACCACCAACACACCAGCTCGTAATAACTGCAGTCGAGTTGTGTGGGAATGCAGCCCAAAAGCGTGTGGGAAACTCCATCTAAGGCTAAATACAGGACGTCTCAGGTCAGAGGAGCCTATTTTGTCCTGCAACTCCACGATGAACTTATCTGTGAAGCCACACAGTGCAGTACAGCGGTAAACTCCATCTAAGCCTAAATACCGGCTGGCTGGCCTAACCCTGACAATGCATAAATCCTCTCAGAGAAACTCAAGCAAAAATCTATTATAAATAAGTTACCGACACACGACAGCCGCACTTTGCCTGGGAATGTGACCAGGCACATCAAAGCTCAGACTCACAGCGACAGCACAGGGTTCACCAGCTAACTAGCTCAGGGCTATGTGGTTCGCCCCAATGACGTGAGCCATGAACTGGATCCAGAAACAAGCTGCTacctatatctatctatctatctatctatctatctatctatctatctatctatctctatctctctctatttatttttttagttaagTCTACAGTCAACAGCTAAAACCAACTGATTGAGCGTCACCTAGCaatcaaaatgtgcaaatatgacTTAGAagtgtttaaaatttaaaaaataacaaataataaaagataaatcaataaataataaatgaataaataataattaaatgataataaataaataaataataaataaaaatgacacaaaaaaaggaaaaaaaaaaaaaaaagaaaaaagtgaaagccAGTGACAGCAAATTATCACAGTCACTGACaagagtgactgaaaatgaccaacaaTAACTAAAAACCGGCAAACTGAAAACTATGACTTCTCCCTCCCTAaaactccctccctccctccctgcctgcctgcacaGCTCTGTGTAGACACTGAGTCATTCAGAGGTTAGGTGTTGGCTTTCCCGCTTCAGCAACTCCTCCTTCATACAAACTGTGAAACTTCCCTTTCAGAGTGGTGTAGAGCTTCTTTTGGCTGGCACTCTCTACATCAAGCGTTCCCGTGTCTGTTTGTGCGTAAATAGACAATAACGTGGTGTATgaaacctccagcagcagcagcaccagcagtagcagcaccaccagcagcagcagcagcaccaccaccaccaccagcagcagcaccaccaccagcagcaccacaaGCAGCAGATCAAAAGTTGAattctaaaaatgaaacaataataaatgtttgaaatcaaTCCAAAAATTCTTTTGTCTTGGTTTGATGATGATGGTTTCGTATTTCGTagcattttctgacaattttgaATCTTTTACTCAAGGGACAACGTAAGGAGAACGTGCATATATAGAGAACAGAATACAcagagagacatttttttttaatttattcattttatttattgtaaatatttattttatttttatctatttttatttattttatttatttattataagtATCTAGGAAAGGAAATTCAAGGAAAGCGTGATGAGAACACGCATATATAGAGAACAgaatacacagatttttttaatgtattcattttatttattgtaaatacttatttttttttattttatttatttattgtaattatcTAGGAAAGGAAAGTCAAGGAAAGCGTGATGAGAACATGCATATATAGAGAACAGaatacagagattttttttttaatttattcattttatttatagtaaatatttatttttatttattttatttattgtaattatcTAGGAAAGGAAATTCAAGGAAAGCGTGATGAGAACGTGAATATATAGAGAAcagaatacacattttttttaatttattcattgtatttatagtaaatatttatttatttttatttattttatttatttattgtaattatcTAAGAAAggaaattcattttatttattgtaaatatttattttaattaattaatttatttatttactcttgttttttttttcccaaccaGGGAATGAAGCCTtgtattttgcaatattttaacTGGAATGTTATAGCGTTAGCCCCAACctacccccccaccccccatccaaaacacagacacacaagtgACATTCTCACACACACCATGGTGGGCGAGAACCGGtcagacgaggaggaggaggaggcccgtgagaagaggagctgaaggaggTCCGGCGAGAGGAAGAGCAAGAGGAGTTACTAGAAAACGACgatgacaacaacaataatgagcacagcaaaaaacaatttgtcatcagtttgtgAATTGAACACATCAAAGTGTATAACAGCTTGCAAAAACGTGTGTTCAATGTGGTCATCAGTCCAGCTGCAAAAACGTACGTAGCCGTGTACAAGCTGAGCTGCATGCGTGAGCTAACCCTATCCGTGCATTATGTCTATTTTGGcatgcagcattattaacaatataatccacttctgtgggggtaaaactataatatttcccttccattttatcagtaagtggtgctcaataaatagagagggtattatttccttaaagttagtcaccgaattgtcagacagacatctactgtaatgatatttatctatctatctttaaccattaaatcagttttaggaacgttagatttttttaaattgcaattCTACaagttaaatgtgtttaattttacaagatcagacattaaaacatttcactgaagaagcattaaatgtgttaaagatGTCAGAGAAAAGATCCAgtgtgcagaaatgtagaaaacctgtaatgtacaattaatatagagcaacaatACTTGCATATATGCAGTGTTCAAACTGgcataaattagaaaaaataaataaattatatgcatctatctgtaaacatttaatccattttagggttagggttccTTTCAGATTCAGACTTTATTTCAATTCTCaaagttaatattttttgagcaattttcacagttttcacttGTTATAGTTgaacttttgtcaaattttgagtaatgttggtgaaattgtgttcattttagttGTTACCTCAGCTTGAATTAGGTTTTGTATCAACTTATCGCATACATCTTgaatctttttggacaaatttggagtaaTTTCATATAATTTCAAGTCAATCTGGAAACGTTTTATCTCATTAGGAGAAGTTTTTGACCCATTTTTACCAATTTTCTTCTGGTTTTGAACAACTTTGtactttggagtcattttttaatgttgttatgAGCAggtttttgaggcattttgtacaatattcaaacttgttttggacaaatttagagttGTGTAATGAGTTGTGTTCCAAGTGCTTTCTTGTTTCAAAcaaggttttgagtcatttggctCAATGTTTGTACTTGATTTGATTTGGATGACTTGGAGTGatttcagatgcatttttttttttttaatctttttgggcaaatgtttgggtaattttatacaatttagtcAATTAGAAAAAGTTCTTGAATAATTTTGCACAAAGATTACACTTTTTTTGAGCAAATTGTCATTAGGATTcaattttgaacagttttcagttattttacttgaatttttgccaaattttgagTGAAATTGGTGAAATTGTGTTAATTGTTGTTGAGTCCAATCAAGCAAATTTTATtgttacctcaacttgaattcactttttaatccacttctgcacaaattctggacaaattttgggtaatttcagaaatttttttgaataattttgcactgtttcatcttttttgtcattttcataccgtttacagttcaaagaaatgttaaatgtttgttaagaacatatatgcgtgtgtgtgtgtacatatatatatatatatatatatatatatatatatatatatatatatatatatatatatatatataaaatcactttagatattttttgaagatttttactcatttttaaaatatatttacaagaatttccttgccaaatttaggattttttttttttttttttaataaaaattttaaaggaaacttttaaggaattattggaattttcttccagaaggttttgcaaattttcagaaatttggggaattttttttttgttgatttttaaaatttatttatttattttcagacaaggtaacagtattttttggtgcccgtaaatgaggacaacaggagggttaagttagctcaacttgaattcagttttctgtcagattccagtgtaaattccacgtgatgtgaagttgatgctacattatgatgttgacccagtttggttgacagaaataagcgataaatttcctctcagagtgcataaatagagtgaagtgttggtctgtggaaactctgatctgttAAATGTAGCGGCTTCCCATCCTTATTTTCCGCCTCGCTACATAAACGGAGCAGCATCACGTGACTCTGAGTGTTACTAACAGTTCACACCTCTTACCTGTAATCTGCAAGTTACCACGGTGTTGCAGTTGTCTGTTCAGGGTGAAGTTCCAGGAGGGATTTAGaagttcagtctgttcagagctggatttcctcacatcagtgggctgggagggtgaggagaggtggaggttttcaaatgtcaggtccAGAGAGATCGACAGACTCTCTCCAACCTCCTCCAGTCTGGCAAAAAATGGAGtcattcttttctctctgcagacaaagttttaatgctggagaagagaggaaagtctgagttagCGCTCcgaatgttaaaatatgctctgaaaagtcgataaaagtctgagtttatgttaaaatacgctctgaaaagtcaataaaaatctgagtttgttaaaatatgctctgaaaagtcaccaaaagtctgactttatgttaaaatacgaacagaaaagtcatcaaaagtctgagtttatgttaaaatatgctctgaaaagtcaccaaaagtctctctgtttgtggatttaacactgaatctaacATTAGATTTGAAGCCGGCTTAAATCAGAcaccaatacttcaaattaaatttgtgggggttctttgtttcccaagttatttacatctaatagaatttatacaatgaaatgtgttttacaaaaacctatggcgcaacacattagtagaaatatgagaaacagcaccagaaatagtactaaaaacagaaacatacggctgtggcacctagtgggcaaataaaacagttaggtaaagttggcaagatattcacagatttggactACCGGCATCTATacctcatgagatatacgttgcaATAACATattgcctctttcccatcgttgtaagctacacaatgtgctacaaggccagttttatcaaaagtcgctgtctttccagctgcagaaataacacgGATGTCTATgcgcagctggctgtgcaacgagtgaacagggactgtctgcaaatagcaaaaccgctgcaccAGTGAAGggagacactacacaaatattcaaatacTTGATTTTTATACACTGCAGtgtataaaaatgtattgatgccggaagtccaactctgtgaatatcttgccaactttgcCTAACTAAATAAAACCCACACTTACCACACTGCCTTGTATAAGCCTCTGTTCGaaacacatactgcagtaacacaaaagcagttaCAAACATCTCATcattaaccaacacaaaaatacaatgcatataataatacattcatatttcatggaactAAGAACGTAAGATGATACACTGGAAGTATCATACCTCGCACACGAACCATTGGCACCGGCAGCACACGTGcagcgtttttgttttttttttctttttttttgtctgcatttgttctcattgtttaactccacaaaagaggtgtcaacattgtatgagattgatgcatattttagtcttgcagccaaatattttaatatttaataacgTGCAGCGTTTTCATTCTCTAACCGTCGGCACTCGTCAGCACAGTACACAgacataaagtggatttttaatgcaaataaacaaTTTACCACCCTGTCACTATATTtcataattcagtctttcacagcacggtattatttacatttccTATTGTCCCACAATAACCAGTAACCCTTTGTTCTGTTAACACAACTTCCAGTATCTTGCCCTTTGACCTCAAAACTACCAccaatacaacaataacaatatgccccctgctgtccaaaacaacaatcagcagaagagtcacacagggatttcagtggttttcagtatatttacttgcctctgtttaccacctggttacacctgtatagatttttttttttagtcatttcaaagaatttcaagtcagtttttatcttgttttgaggtattttgcacaatattgtaacttcttttggacaaatttcgagcatttgagtcatttcagagtcagtttttattgtttttgagcaggttttgaGGCACTTTGCATGATGTTTTAACTTGGGTTAAGGGTTTGGTCTGGTTAACAAGCCCGTTTGGGAGTTAATGGAGTATGCGTATTTGATGTAGAGGTTGCTTAGGAGACACAGGACTGGGAAAGAGCATTTGTAGTGCCGAGCCAAGCTCAGGCACTGCCCCCGGTACGAGACCTGTCCCCAGACCGTGATTGGATAGAATGACAAACAGCCCGAAAGCTTGGTGCTCACCGAGTGAGTACCTGCCATCCTATATGAGCCCAGACTCCAAAAGCAGCCCTACACTAGTCCAAATTGGTGGTTCAGGTTTTgaaggttagggttagaggtCAAGGAGTTAGGGTTAGAGGTCAGGGGTTAGGGGAGGGGGTTAAGGTTACAGGGTTCGGTCTGGTTTATAAAGTCCGTTTGGGAGTTGTGGGAGTATGCGTATTTGATGTAGAGGTTGCTTAGGAGACACAGGACTGGGAAAGAGCATTTGTAGTGCCGAGCCAAGCTCAGGCACTGCCCCCGGTACGAGACCTGTCCCCAGACCGTGATTGGATAGAATGACAAACAGCCCGAAAGCTTGGTGCGCACCGAGTGAGTACCTGCCATCCTATATGAGCCCAGACTCCAAAAGCAGCCCTACACTAGTCCAAATTGGTGGTTCAGGTTTTgaaggttagggttagaggtCAAGGAGTTAGGGTTAGAGGTCAGGGGTTAGGGGAGGGGGTTAAGGTTACAGGGTTCGGTCTGGTTTATAAAGTCCGTTTGGGAGTTGTGGGAGTATGCGTATTTGATGTAGAGGTTGCTTAGGAGACACAGGACTGGGAAAGAGCATTTGTAGTGCCGAGCCAAGCTCAGGCACTGCCCCCGGTACGAGACCTGTCCCCAGACCGTGATTGGATAGAATGACAAACAGCCCGAAAGCTTGGTGCGCACCGAGTGAGTACCTGCCATCCTATATGAGCCCAGACTCCAAAAGCAGCCCTACACTAGTCCAAATTGGTGGTTCAGGTTTTgaaggttagggttagaggtCAAGGAGTTAGGGTTAGAGGTCAGGGGTTAGGGGAGGGGGTTAAGGTTACAGGGTTCGGTCTGGTTTATAAAGTCCGTTTGGGAGTTGTGGGAGTATGCGTATTTGATGTAGAGGTTGCTTAGGAGACACAGGACTGGGAAAGAGCATTTGTAGTGCCGAGCCAAGCTCAGGCACTGCCCCCGGTACGAGACCTGTCCCCAGACCGTGA
The DNA window shown above is from Amphiprion ocellaris isolate individual 3 ecotype Okinawa unplaced genomic scaffold, ASM2253959v1 Aocel_unscaffolded298, whole genome shotgun sequence and carries:
- the LOC118469526 gene encoding uncharacterized protein LOC118469526, producing the protein MYLSSSDSELGPLTHKSKRGINVMTSCLALRQDLGFVHLWRTAMLISIRTGCGFLPEDLSSGLLLKQGGRRQRCPHGTVADRVVGRWRSPLLCNNIECLFASAFNKFFVMFPSAVITAISCSYVTCLCIYQVFNHDIMFPFAFITDISRSYVTCLCIYQVFNHDIMFPFAFITDISRSYVTCLCIYQVFNHDIMFPFAFITDISRSYVTCLCIYQVFNHDIMFPFAFITDISRSYVTCLCIYQVFNHDIMFPFAFITDISRSYVTCLCIYQVFNHDIMFPFAFITDISRSYVTCLCIYQVFNHDIMFPFAFITDISRSYVTCLCIYQVFNHDIMFPSAFITDISRSYVTC